From Staphylococcus delphini, one genomic window encodes:
- a CDS encoding DUF2179 domain-containing protein codes for MSLINDNPWLMLIAIFVINVAYVTALTMRVILTLKGYRYVAALVSFVEVFVYIIGLGLVMSSLDQFQNIIAYALGFSVGIIVGMKIEEKLALGYSVVNVTTADYELDLPRQLRALGYGVTHFGAHGRDGDRLVMQILTPRRYELKLMDTIKQLDPKAFIIAYEPRNIHGGFWVKGVRSKKVKAYDTDEI; via the coding sequence ATGAGTTTAATCAATGACAATCCTTGGCTAATGCTCATTGCCATTTTCGTCATTAACGTTGCCTATGTCACAGCACTGACGATGCGTGTGATTTTAACGTTAAAAGGTTACCGTTATGTTGCGGCACTTGTTAGTTTTGTAGAAGTGTTTGTCTATATTATCGGTTTAGGTTTGGTAATGTCGAGCTTAGATCAATTTCAAAATATTATTGCCTATGCTCTTGGTTTCTCTGTAGGGATTATTGTAGGAATGAAAATAGAAGAAAAACTCGCACTCGGTTATTCGGTCGTCAATGTTACGACAGCGGACTATGAGTTAGATTTGCCTCGTCAGCTGCGTGCATTAGGATATGGTGTGACGCACTTTGGTGCACATGGCCGTGACGGTGACCGTTTAGTGATGCAAATTTTAACACCACGTCGTTATGAATTGAAATTAATGGATACGATTAAACAATTGGATCCTAAAGCATTTATTATTGCGTACGAACCTCGAAATATTCACGGTGGTTTCTGGGTTAAAGGCGTAAGAAGTAAAAAAGTAAAGGCGTATGATACAGATGAAATTTAA
- a CDS encoding YerC/YecD family TrpR-related protein yields MQIEKLRGKALDELFDAILTLETREECYQFFDDLCTVNELQSLSQRLQVAKMIKQGYTYATIEKESGASTATISRVKRSLQWGNDAYTMILDRMNIETKL; encoded by the coding sequence ATGCAAATAGAAAAATTACGCGGAAAAGCTTTGGACGAGTTATTTGATGCAATATTAACTTTGGAGACACGTGAGGAATGTTATCAGTTTTTTGATGATTTATGTACAGTGAACGAATTGCAATCTTTATCACAACGTCTCCAAGTTGCAAAAATGATCAAGCAAGGTTATACGTATGCAACGATTGAAAAAGAATCAGGTGCTTCAACGGCGACCATTTCTCGTGTGAAACGTTCTTTGCAATGGGGAAATGATGCCTACACAATGATTCTAGACCGTATGAATATTGAAACTAAATTGTAA
- the purB gene encoding adenylosuccinate lyase, with amino-acid sequence MIERYSREEMAQIWTDQNRYEAWLEVEILASEAWSELGYIPKEDVKKIRQHARVDVDRAKEIELETRHDVVAFTRQVSETLGEERKWVHYGLTSTDVVDTALSYQIKQANDILEQDIQRFIDVLAAKAKKYKTTLMMGRTHGVHAEPTTFGLKMALWYAEMQRNMERFKNVRTEIEVGKMSGAVGTFANIPPEIEAYVCKHLGIGTAPISTQTLQRDRHAYYIATLSLIATSLEKFAVEVRNLQKTETREVEEAFAKGQKGSSAMPHKRNPIGSENITGIARVIRGYLTTAYENVALWHERDISHSSAERIMLPDVTIALDYALNRFTNIIDRLTVYEENMTENMNKTFGLIYSQRVLLALIDKGMVREAAYDTVQPKAMESWQTKTPFRELVEADTTITDKLSKEELDACFDPRHHLNQVDTIFKRVGLE; translated from the coding sequence ATGATCGAACGTTATTCAAGAGAAGAAATGGCTCAAATTTGGACGGATCAAAATCGTTATGAAGCTTGGTTAGAAGTGGAAATCCTTGCGAGTGAAGCATGGAGTGAGTTAGGTTACATTCCGAAAGAAGATGTGAAAAAGATTCGCCAACATGCACGTGTAGATGTCGACCGTGCAAAAGAAATCGAACTAGAAACACGCCATGACGTTGTCGCTTTCACACGTCAAGTCTCAGAAACTTTAGGTGAAGAGCGTAAATGGGTACATTATGGTTTGACTTCAACAGATGTTGTAGATACAGCGTTAAGTTATCAAATTAAACAAGCGAATGACATTTTAGAGCAAGACATTCAACGTTTCATTGATGTGTTAGCAGCAAAAGCGAAAAAGTATAAAACCACATTAATGATGGGTCGTACACATGGTGTGCATGCTGAGCCAACGACTTTTGGTTTAAAAATGGCGTTATGGTATGCAGAAATGCAACGTAACATGGAGCGTTTCAAAAATGTAAGAACTGAAATCGAAGTCGGTAAAATGAGTGGTGCAGTGGGAACGTTCGCCAACATTCCGCCTGAAATTGAAGCCTATGTTTGTAAACATTTAGGTATTGGGACTGCGCCGATTTCTACACAAACATTACAACGTGATCGTCATGCATACTACATTGCGACGTTAAGCTTAATTGCAACTTCTCTTGAAAAATTTGCTGTTGAAGTACGTAACCTTCAAAAAACAGAAACACGTGAAGTAGAAGAAGCATTTGCTAAAGGACAAAAAGGCTCTTCAGCAATGCCACACAAACGTAATCCAATCGGTTCTGAAAACATAACAGGTATTGCGCGTGTGATTCGCGGTTACTTAACGACTGCATATGAAAATGTCGCATTATGGCATGAACGTGATATTTCACACTCTTCAGCTGAACGTATTATGTTGCCGGATGTAACGATTGCATTAGATTATGCATTAAACCGTTTCACAAACATTATTGACCGTTTAACAGTTTATGAAGAAAATATGACTGAAAATATGAATAAAACGTTTGGTCTGATTTATTCACAACGTGTGCTACTTGCGCTTATTGATAAAGGCATGGTCCGTGAAGCAGCTTATGATACAGTACAACCAAAAGCAATGGAATCATGGCAAACGAAAACGCCATTTAGAGAACTTGTAGAAGCGGATACGACAATTACTGATAAGCTTTCAAAAGAAGAACTCGATGCGTGTTTTGACCCTAGACATCACTTGAACCAAGTTGATACAATATTTAAAAGAGTCGGTTTAGAATAA
- the nadE gene encoding ammonia-dependent NAD(+) synthetase: MSEMQAMIVEEMKVKPSIDSAETIKEIQHFIEQYLHAHTFVKTLVLGISGGQDSTLAGKLVQLAVENMRNASGRDVQFIAVKLPYGVQKDADEVEDALKFIQPDRIVTVNIKPAVDQSVQSLQEAGITLSDFHKGNEKARERMKVQYAIAANTSGIVVGTDHSAENITGFFTKHGDGAADIAPLFGLNKRQGRQLLQYLDAPAHLYEKVPTADLEDDKPQLPDEEALGVTYEAIDNYLEGKGVSPEDATIIERHYVRNAHKRELAYTRFSWPKSDK, from the coding sequence ATGAGTGAAATGCAGGCGATGATTGTAGAAGAAATGAAAGTGAAACCGAGTATTGATAGTGCTGAAACGATTAAAGAGATTCAACATTTTATCGAACAATACCTCCATGCACATACGTTCGTTAAGACGTTAGTGCTCGGGATTTCTGGAGGTCAAGATTCCACTTTAGCAGGAAAACTTGTGCAGCTCGCTGTTGAAAACATGAGAAACGCTTCGGGTAGAGATGTTCAATTTATTGCGGTGAAGTTGCCGTATGGTGTACAAAAAGACGCCGATGAAGTCGAGGATGCGTTGAAGTTCATTCAGCCTGACCGTATCGTGACTGTAAATATCAAACCAGCTGTCGATCAAAGTGTGCAGTCGTTACAAGAAGCGGGCATTACTTTAAGTGATTTTCATAAAGGGAATGAAAAGGCTCGAGAACGCATGAAAGTGCAATATGCGATAGCGGCAAATACGAGCGGGATCGTTGTCGGTACAGATCATTCTGCAGAAAATATTACGGGCTTTTTCACCAAACATGGAGACGGTGCGGCAGACATTGCGCCACTATTCGGTTTAAACAAACGTCAAGGTCGTCAACTGTTACAATATTTAGACGCACCCGCACATTTATATGAAAAAGTGCCAACTGCGGATTTAGAGGATGACAAACCCCAACTTCCGGACGAAGAAGCTTTAGGCGTGACTTATGAAGCAATTGATAATTATCTTGAAGGTAAAGGCGTATCACCTGAAGATGCAACAATAATCGAGCGTCACTACGTTAGAAATGCACATAAACGTGAATTGGCATACACACGTTTTTCATGGCCTAAATCAGATAAGTAA
- a CDS encoding NETI motif-containing protein, with amino-acid sequence MKFKVEPDETIQDCLARMKAAGFMPVKRFEKPVFIENEHGEIEVLRQEIEFTGKKIPDTFES; translated from the coding sequence ATGAAATTTAAAGTTGAACCTGATGAAACGATTCAAGATTGTTTAGCTAGAATGAAAGCTGCAGGATTTATGCCAGTGAAACGATTTGAAAAGCCCGTGTTTATCGAAAATGAGCACGGTGAAATTGAAGTGTTAAGACAAGAAATTGAATTTACAGGTAAAAAAATACCGGATACATTTGAATCATAA